One genomic segment of Pecten maximus unplaced genomic scaffold, xPecMax1.1, whole genome shotgun sequence includes these proteins:
- the LOC117318457 gene encoding sacsin-like, giving the protein MDGDEEESSDGEMEPEYSGLEQPPLTRMLKNILSEYPDDGQIFKGPALFFHNNAVFSEDDWRGIKMLYSSVKELDPLKVGRFGLGFKSVFHITDYPMIVSGKKLLVINPYTTYSDKVCTSFHLDRLAKYKGMDIKAFKDAFDDVLGFGEETLASGEYKGTLFRFPLRQIGTELSGNLYNEEKIENLFDSFTTEAHIILLFLKNLEEMTLYRRKNGVEPRYRVMIQDLGSETSLEKRREFCKALQKYTTSSMSSDLICSLHVNISVESHDQYGATTRDDKSWFIVNAVLGHDNMSPQLRSLSQDKDLSYSPYVGVAIPDKDTEDFKGHVFCFLPLPLEERSLTGFPVHVNGFFALSQNRRHVKWPSADLKQSAITADKISPVEPGSNQGGLIPGLPEYGTAADN; this is encoded by the exons ATGGATGGGGACGAGGAAGAGAGCTCGGATGGGGAGATGGAACCGGAGTATTCTGGTTTGGAGCAGCCTCCTCTCACACGCATGTTAAAGAACATCCTGTCTGAGTATCCTGATGATGGTCAGATATTTAAg GGTCCAGCTTTATTCTTCCACAACAATGCTGTATTCTCTGAGGATGACTGGAGGGGGATAAAGATGTTGTACAGCAGTGTGAAGGAGTTAGATCCGTTAAAGGTCGGACGATTCGGACTCGGCTTCAAATCTGTTTTCCATATAACAG ATTACCCAATGATCGTGTCTGGTAAGAAGCTTCTTGTTATAAATCCTTACACGACCTACTCAGACAAGGTTTGCACGAGCTTCCACTTAGACAGGTTGGCTAAATACAAAGGAATGGACATAAAAGCCTTCAAAGATGCGTTCGATGATGTTTTGGGGTTTGGAGAGGAGACTTTGGCAAGTGGAGAGTACAAGGGTACTCTGTTTAGGTTTCCTCTGCGTCAAATTGGCACAGAATTGTCTGGAAATTTATATAACGAGGAGAAAATTGAGAATCTGTTTGATTCCTTTACAACAGAAGCACATATTATTCTCCTGTTCCTGAAAAACCTGGAGGAAATGACTTTATACAGACGAAAGAATGGTGTGGAGCCAAGATACAGGGTAATGATCCAAGATCTAGGATCAGAAACTTCGCTAGAGAAGCGACGGGAATTCTGCAAGGCATTGCAAAAGTATACAACAAGTAGCATGTCGAGTGATTTGATATGCAGTCTCCATGTGAATATAAGCGTGGAATCACATGATCAGTATGGTGCGACAACGCGTGATGACAAGTCATGGTTCATTGTCAATGCCGTGCTAGGACACGACAACATGTCCCCACAATTACGCTCACTTTCCCAGGATAAAGACTTGTCATACAGTCCCTATGTAGGGGTCGCAATACCAGATAAGGACACTGAGGATTTCAAAGGACACGTCTTCTGCTTTCTTCCTCTTCCATTGGAGGAGCGAAGTCTGACAGGATTCCCTGTTCACGTGAACGGATTCTTTGCTTTGAGCCAGAATAGACGCCATGTGAAGTGGCCATCAGCTGATTTGAAGCAATCGGCCATCACTGCTGACAAAATCTCTCCAGTGGAACCAGGCTCTAATCAAGGAGGCCTTATCCCAGGTCTACCTGAATATGGTACAGCAGCTGATAACTAA